A DNA window from Anaerocolumna sp. AGMB13020 contains the following coding sequences:
- a CDS encoding penicillin-binding transpeptidase domain-containing protein, translated as MAVALALLAIIYAFLKDSKAPEEIIVTTPKDVLSAYVSLLKEQNFKKMYSLLDNDSRSRISEDAFILRNQKIYEGIEAKNFHSEITDTSITSEDLSTVTYSQKFDSLAGEIQFTNTATFTKNEEGNYALSWDDSIIFPQLTSDDKVKVIRKEAKRGRLLDRIGNLLAGEGAASSVGLVPGKLSEDWEKDRKQLSRLLNMSPESIEKKLQAKWVNNDSFVPLKTIEKLDESELLRSNPSEKAMELKEQRNSLLQIPGIMITDIAVRSYPLEEKASHLTGYVQNVTAEDLKDHPGEGYYSNSLIGRTGLEALYEKELRGSTGYELHITDFQGAVKCTLASVAKKDGEDIRLTIDSELQSKLYDSFREDRSCSVALNPYTGEVLALVSTPSYNSNNFILGMSADQWESLNQSESQPLYNRFRQTWCPGSSFKPVIAAIGLTSGALDPEEDYGQEGLKWRKDASWGNYYVTTLHTYDRVTLENALIHSDNIYFAKAALKIGKDKLAENLSHLGFSENLPFEISLSSSQYARDGIFQSEIQLADTGYGQGEVLVNPLHLACLYTAFCNKGDVISPTLLYQVEAAPRIWLKNAFSEAASEIVRNALLKTVNTPAGTGYTVHRKDLSLAGKTGTAEIKLSKTDNKGTELGWFAVFTTDKDTSEPILLVTMVEDVKQRGGSSYVMKGLKPVLEQLTP; from the coding sequence ATGGCTGTAGCTCTGGCTTTGCTTGCAATAATCTACGCATTTTTAAAGGACAGTAAAGCCCCGGAGGAAATAATAGTTACCACACCAAAGGATGTTCTATCAGCCTATGTGTCCCTGCTAAAGGAACAGAACTTTAAGAAAATGTATTCTCTACTGGATAACGACAGCCGTAGCAGGATTTCTGAGGATGCTTTCATCCTGCGAAATCAAAAGATATATGAAGGAATTGAAGCAAAAAATTTCCATTCTGAAATCACTGATACTTCCATTACTTCAGAAGATTTATCCACTGTGACCTACAGCCAGAAATTCGACAGTCTGGCTGGTGAAATTCAATTTACAAACACCGCCACTTTCACAAAAAATGAGGAGGGTAACTATGCCCTTTCCTGGGATGACAGCATAATTTTTCCCCAGCTGACTTCTGACGATAAGGTTAAGGTAATTCGTAAGGAAGCTAAACGCGGCCGTCTGCTGGACCGCATTGGTAACTTACTGGCAGGTGAAGGTGCTGCCTCATCCGTCGGGCTGGTTCCGGGGAAATTGTCCGAGGATTGGGAAAAAGATAGAAAACAACTGTCCCGCCTGTTAAATATGTCGCCTGAAAGCATTGAGAAAAAGCTTCAGGCCAAATGGGTAAACAACGACTCCTTTGTTCCTTTAAAAACAATTGAAAAGCTGGATGAATCAGAGCTGCTTCGTTCTAATCCAAGTGAAAAGGCTATGGAGCTTAAGGAACAAAGGAATTCCCTCCTCCAGATACCGGGAATTATGATTACGGATATTGCGGTTCGCAGTTATCCTTTGGAAGAAAAGGCCTCTCATCTGACAGGTTATGTACAGAATGTAACAGCCGAAGACCTTAAAGACCATCCAGGTGAGGGCTATTATTCAAACAGTCTTATAGGCCGTACCGGGTTAGAAGCCCTTTATGAAAAAGAGTTAAGAGGCAGTACTGGTTATGAGCTTCATATTACGGATTTTCAGGGAGCTGTAAAGTGTACCTTAGCCTCCGTAGCCAAAAAGGACGGTGAGGATATTCGGCTGACGATTGATTCCGAGCTTCAATCCAAACTTTATGACAGCTTCCGTGAGGACAGAAGCTGTTCTGTTGCCCTTAATCCCTATACAGGTGAAGTATTAGCACTGGTCAGTACTCCTTCCTACAACAGCAATAATTTTATACTTGGGATGTCTGCTGATCAATGGGAGAGCTTGAATCAGTCAGAGTCCCAGCCTCTTTATAACCGCTTTCGGCAGACCTGGTGTCCTGGTTCCTCTTTTAAACCTGTCATAGCTGCTATCGGGCTTACCAGTGGTGCTCTTGATCCGGAGGAGGATTATGGGCAGGAGGGTCTTAAATGGCGCAAGGATGCAAGCTGGGGGAATTATTATGTCACTACTCTCCATACCTATGATCGGGTTACTCTGGAAAATGCCCTTATTCATTCAGATAACATCTATTTTGCCAAAGCCGCGTTAAAGATAGGAAAGGACAAATTAGCCGAAAATTTATCCCACCTTGGCTTTTCTGAAAATCTCCCCTTTGAAATCTCCCTTTCTTCCTCCCAATATGCCAGAGATGGTATTTTTCAATCAGAAATTCAATTGGCCGACACCGGATATGGACAGGGAGAAGTGCTTGTAAATCCCCTTCATCTGGCCTGCTTATACACTGCCTTTTGCAACAAGGGAGATGTTATCAGCCCGACCCTTTTGTACCAGGTAGAAGCAGCGCCTCGTATTTGGCTTAAGAATGCCTTCTCAGAAGCTGCCTCAGAAATCGTTCGAAATGCCTTACTAAAAACGGTGAACACCCCTGCCGGAACCGGTTATACCGTTCACAGGAAGGATCTATCCCTGGCAGGTAAGACCGGTACTGCTGAGATAAAGCTCTCCAAAACGGATAATAAGGGTACGGAGCTTGGCTGGTTCGCTGTATTTACTACAGACAAAGACACCTCTGAGCCTATCCTGCTGGTAACTATGGTAGAGGACGTAAAGCAAAGAGGCGGAAGCTCCTATGTTATGAAAGGGTTGAAACCGGTGCTTGAACAACTGACCCCTTAA
- the metG gene encoding methionine--tRNA ligase, with translation MCNCKKPYYITTAIAYTSGKPHIGNTYEIVLADSIARFKRQEGYEVFFQTGTDEHGQKIENKAGAAGITPKEFVDGVAAQIQDIWDMMNTSYDKFIRTTDSYHEEQVQKIFKKLYEKGDIYKGHYEGLYCTPCESFFTPSQLVDGKCPDCGGEVQPAKEEAYFLKLSNYTDRLIEHIKTHPEFIQPESRKNEMMNNFLLPGLQDLCVSRTSFKWGIPVSFDEKHVVYVWLDALSNYITGPGYDIDGNHGELYNKFWPADLHLIGKDILRFHTIYWPIMLMALEVPLPKQVFGHPWLLQGEGKMSKSKGNVLYADELVQFFGVDAVRYFVLHEMPFDNDGVITWELMVERMNSDLANTLGNLVNRTISMSNKYFGGTVRNAGVKEAVDDELKDLAVKTADKVVTKMEQLRVADALTEIFTLFKRCNKYIDETMPWVLAKEEEKKERLETVLYNLVESITIGASLLHSFMPETAGKILAQLNTELRNIDGLKEFGRYPDGNKVTETPEILFARLDIKEVLEKVEAAKAAEIKPEEAQKEEPVNVIDIPAKDEISYDDFMKLQFQVGEIIACEEVPKSKKLLCSQVRIGSQVKQIVSGIKAYYTPEQMVGKKVMVLVNLKPAKLAGILSEGMLLCAENENGDLALMIPEKDMTPGAEIC, from the coding sequence ATGTGTAACTGTAAAAAACCCTATTATATTACAACTGCCATAGCTTATACCTCAGGAAAACCTCATATCGGGAATACTTATGAGATCGTACTGGCGGACAGCATAGCAAGATTTAAGAGACAGGAAGGCTATGAAGTGTTTTTCCAGACAGGAACGGATGAGCATGGACAGAAGATTGAGAACAAAGCTGGTGCCGCAGGAATTACCCCCAAAGAATTCGTAGACGGAGTTGCTGCACAGATTCAGGATATTTGGGATATGATGAATACCTCTTATGATAAATTTATCCGTACAACAGATAGCTATCATGAGGAACAGGTTCAGAAGATTTTTAAGAAGCTCTATGAAAAAGGTGATATCTATAAGGGACATTATGAAGGCTTGTACTGTACGCCCTGTGAATCCTTCTTCACACCCTCCCAGCTGGTTGACGGTAAATGTCCGGACTGCGGCGGTGAAGTTCAGCCTGCAAAGGAAGAGGCATATTTCTTAAAGCTCAGCAATTATACAGACAGACTTATCGAGCACATCAAGACACATCCAGAATTCATTCAGCCAGAGAGCAGAAAGAATGAAATGATGAATAACTTCCTGCTGCCGGGCTTACAGGATCTCTGTGTTTCCAGAACCTCGTTTAAATGGGGTATTCCAGTAAGCTTTGATGAGAAACATGTGGTGTATGTATGGCTGGATGCCTTAAGTAACTATATTACCGGCCCAGGCTATGACATAGACGGAAACCACGGAGAACTTTATAACAAGTTCTGGCCGGCAGACCTTCATTTAATCGGTAAGGACATCTTAAGATTTCATACCATTTACTGGCCAATTATGCTTATGGCTCTTGAAGTTCCTTTACCAAAGCAGGTATTCGGTCATCCCTGGCTGTTACAGGGAGAAGGTAAGATGAGCAAGTCGAAAGGAAATGTACTCTATGCCGATGAGCTGGTTCAATTCTTCGGTGTGGATGCCGTGAGATATTTTGTGCTTCATGAAATGCCTTTTGATAACGATGGTGTAATTACCTGGGAACTTATGGTGGAGAGGATGAATTCTGACCTTGCAAATACACTTGGCAATCTTGTTAACCGTACCATTTCCATGTCCAACAAATACTTTGGAGGAACGGTAAGAAATGCGGGTGTAAAAGAAGCAGTAGATGATGAATTAAAAGACCTTGCAGTTAAGACCGCAGATAAGGTAGTGACTAAGATGGAGCAGTTAAGAGTCGCTGATGCACTTACTGAAATCTTTACGCTCTTTAAACGCTGCAACAAATATATTGATGAGACCATGCCCTGGGTACTGGCAAAAGAGGAGGAGAAAAAGGAAAGACTTGAAACGGTTCTTTATAACCTCGTTGAGAGTATTACCATCGGAGCCAGTCTGCTGCATTCCTTCATGCCTGAGACTGCCGGGAAGATTCTCGCTCAGCTTAATACAGAGTTAAGGAATATTGATGGATTAAAAGAATTCGGACGATATCCGGATGGCAATAAGGTTACAGAAACCCCTGAAATTCTTTTTGCTAGACTTGATATCAAGGAAGTACTTGAGAAGGTTGAAGCTGCAAAAGCTGCAGAAATCAAACCGGAAGAGGCTCAGAAAGAAGAGCCTGTAAATGTTATAGATATACCAGCAAAAGATGAGATTTCCTATGATGATTTCATGAAGCTACAGTTTCAGGTTGGTGAGATTATCGCCTGTGAAGAAGTGCCTAAGTCCAAAAAGCTTCTCTGCTCCCAGGTCAGAATCGGAAGCCAGGTGAAGCAGATCGTATCAGGAATCAAGGCATACTACACACCGGAACAGATGGTAGGTAAGAAGGTTATGGTACTGGTGAATTTAAAGCCTGCCAAGCTGGCTGGAATCCTGTCTGAAGGAATGCTGTTATGCGCAGAAAATGAAAACGGAGATCTGGCATTGATGATACCGGAGAAAGATATGACTCCTGGGGCAGAAATCTGCTAA
- a CDS encoding manganese catalase family protein, which translates to MWTYERRLQFPVKITNPNPKMAQLIISQFGGPDGELAASMRYLSQRYTMPYKEVTGLLTDIGTEELAHLEIISAIVYQLTKNLTLEELKTPGFDAYYIDHTTGLWPQAAGGVPFNSCFFQSKGDALTDLTEDLAAEQKARTTYDNILRIVTDQEIAEPIRYLREREVVHFQRFGEALVRVQEHLDAKNFYAMNPELDKVLK; encoded by the coding sequence ATGTGGACCTATGAAAGAAGACTGCAGTTTCCGGTTAAAATAACAAACCCGAATCCCAAAATGGCACAGCTTATTATCAGTCAGTTCGGCGGTCCTGACGGAGAGCTGGCCGCTTCCATGCGTTATCTGTCACAGCGTTATACCATGCCCTATAAGGAAGTTACCGGCCTGTTAACAGATATCGGCACAGAAGAATTGGCTCATTTGGAAATTATCAGTGCAATTGTATACCAGCTGACTAAGAACCTGACACTGGAAGAGTTAAAAACCCCAGGTTTTGATGCTTATTATATTGACCACACAACAGGACTCTGGCCTCAGGCTGCAGGCGGAGTCCCCTTTAATTCATGTTTCTTTCAATCCAAAGGTGATGCTCTTACGGACTTAACAGAAGACCTTGCGGCAGAGCAGAAGGCAAGAACCACCTATGATAACATTCTTCGAATTGTAACAGATCAAGAAATAGCTGAGCCTATACGCTACTTAAGAGAACGTGAAGTCGTGCACTTTCAGCGATTTGGTGAAGCCCTGGTAAGAGTACAGGAGCATCTGGATGCAAAGAACTTCTATGCAATGAATCCGGAGCTGGATAAGGTATTAAAATAA
- a CDS encoding spore coat protein CotJB: protein MKEDKCSAMKKLQEISFVLDELRLFLDTHPFDKEALSCFENYRSEREKALSEYETAFGPIEPYRIKENTTWTWVEDPWPWEGAI, encoded by the coding sequence ATGAAGGAAGATAAATGCAGTGCTATGAAAAAACTTCAGGAAATAAGCTTTGTACTGGATGAGTTACGTCTGTTTCTTGATACTCACCCTTTTGACAAAGAAGCACTTAGCTGCTTTGAAAATTACCGGTCAGAAAGAGAGAAAGCACTGTCAGAATACGAGACAGCCTTTGGTCCCATAGAACCTTACCGGATAAAAGAAAATACTACGTGGACCTGGGTGGAAGATCCCTGGCCCTGGGAAGGAGCGATATAA
- a CDS encoding spore coat associated protein CotJA, which produces MDITPQSFNAMLKDTPTKGIPSLPCDNQETTTTELPLAMVVIRKQCFKDLNLPAEALQAGTLFKELDLPFYGTGGALL; this is translated from the coding sequence ATGGACATCACACCTCAAAGCTTCAATGCAATGCTAAAAGATACACCAACAAAAGGGATTCCCTCTCTTCCTTGTGATAACCAGGAGACAACCACAACTGAGCTTCCTTTGGCTATGGTTGTCATTCGAAAACAATGCTTTAAAGATTTAAATCTGCCGGCTGAGGCTTTACAAGCCGGAACACTGTTTAAGGAATTAGACCTGCCCTTTTACGGAACAGGAGGTGCTTTATTATGA
- a CDS encoding TatD family hydrolase, which produces MIFETHAHYDDEAFDEDRKQLLNSFEAAEIGYVVNIGASLQSSKNSLTLAKEYPFIYAAIGVHPSETAELDEANFGWLREAVKEPKVVAIGEIGLDYYWDTPERTVQKLWFERQMELAKEVNLPAIIHSRDAAADTLDMIQSCNLKSVGGIIHCFSYAKEMAKAYLDMGFYLGIGGVLTFKNAKKLREVVEYAPMESIVLETDSPYLSPEPNRGKRNSSLNLRYVAEKIAEIKGLDYEEVLKITEQNAKNVYKIK; this is translated from the coding sequence ATGATTTTTGAAACCCATGCTCATTATGATGATGAAGCATTTGATGAAGATAGAAAGCAATTACTAAACAGCTTTGAAGCAGCAGAAATTGGATATGTAGTGAATATAGGAGCAAGCCTTCAAAGTTCTAAGAACTCTCTGACGCTGGCAAAGGAATATCCTTTTATTTATGCAGCTATTGGAGTACATCCCAGTGAAACGGCAGAATTGGATGAAGCGAATTTTGGCTGGCTGAGAGAGGCTGTAAAGGAGCCTAAAGTAGTAGCCATCGGTGAGATCGGACTTGATTATTACTGGGATACACCGGAACGTACAGTGCAAAAGTTATGGTTTGAAAGGCAGATGGAATTAGCCAAGGAGGTAAATCTGCCCGCAATCATTCACAGCAGAGATGCAGCAGCAGATACCCTTGATATGATACAAAGCTGTAATCTTAAGTCTGTAGGAGGAATTATACATTGCTTTTCCTATGCAAAAGAAATGGCAAAAGCCTATCTTGATATGGGCTTTTATCTGGGAATCGGAGGAGTGTTAACCTTTAAGAATGCCAAAAAGCTCAGGGAAGTGGTAGAGTATGCACCTATGGAAAGTATAGTGCTGGAGACCGATTCACCTTATCTGTCACCGGAGCCTAACAGAGGCAAGAGGAATTCTTCTCTTAATCTGCGTTATGTAGCGGAAAAAATAGCAGAAATTAAAGGACTGGATTACGAAGAAGTCCTAAAGATAACGGAGCAGAATGCGAAGAATGTATATAAAATAAAATAA
- the rsmA gene encoding 16S rRNA (adenine(1518)-N(6)/adenine(1519)-N(6))-dimethyltransferase RsmA, translating to MATLGNPKETIEILNKYHFVFQKKFGQNFLIDTHVLEKIIRAAGVTKDDMVVEIGPGIGTLTQYLCEAAREVVAVEIDKNLIPILEDTLSPYENVSIINEDVLKVDLKKLVQEKNGGRPIKVVANLPYYITTPIIMGLLEAHVPVENITVMVQKEVADRMQSGPGSKDYGALSLAVQYYAQPYIAANVPPNCFMPRPNVGSAVIRLSLHKDRPVKLQDEKLMFKLIRASFNQRRKTLANGLNNSDEIKLSKELITEAITELNLSPSIRGEALTLEDFAALSNLIYEKLNS from the coding sequence ATGGCAACACTGGGAAATCCAAAGGAAACCATAGAAATATTAAATAAATACCACTTCGTTTTTCAGAAGAAGTTCGGGCAGAACTTTCTGATCGACACCCATGTACTTGAGAAGATTATCAGAGCTGCAGGGGTGACAAAAGATGATATGGTAGTGGAAATAGGTCCCGGAATCGGAACCCTGACGCAATACCTGTGTGAAGCTGCCAGAGAGGTGGTTGCTGTTGAAATAGATAAGAATCTGATACCGATTCTTGAGGATACCCTATCTCCCTATGAGAATGTAAGTATTATCAACGAAGATGTCTTAAAGGTGGATTTAAAGAAACTAGTACAGGAAAAGAATGGGGGAAGGCCCATAAAAGTTGTGGCAAATCTTCCTTATTATATAACTACTCCAATCATCATGGGTCTGCTGGAAGCACATGTACCCGTAGAAAACATTACCGTTATGGTGCAAAAAGAGGTTGCTGACCGTATGCAATCCGGCCCCGGCAGCAAAGACTACGGAGCTCTTTCCCTGGCAGTTCAGTATTATGCACAACCCTATATTGCAGCCAATGTACCGCCAAACTGTTTTATGCCACGACCGAATGTAGGCTCTGCCGTCATCAGGCTCTCTCTTCATAAGGACAGGCCGGTTAAGCTTCAGGACGAAAAGCTGATGTTCAAATTAATCCGCGCCTCCTTTAATCAAAGAAGAAAAACTCTTGCCAACGGACTTAATAACAGTGATGAGATCAAGCTCTCCAAGGAGCTTATAACAGAGGCTATAACAGAACTTAATCTGTCTCCCAGTATCAGAGGAGAGGCATTGACACTTGAAGATTTTGCGGCTTTAAGCAATTTGATTTATGAGAAGCTGAATTCCTGA
- a CDS encoding 6-phosphofructokinase yields MGKITGNIVVGQSGGPTAAINSSLAGVYKAGKEAGADKVYGMLNGIQGLLKGKLIDLSEKITCDLELELLKRTPAAYLGSCRYKLPDHEKDTAPYEQLFQILKAHEIEVFLYIGGNDSMDSIRKLSEYGELVNSSIKFIGIPKTVDNDLEITDHTPGYGSAAKFIAAATKEIIRDSLVYDQNNLTIIEIMGRHAGWLTAAAALCKDKDCQGPDRIYLPEKNFDKDIFLKDIKALQQEKKSVVIAVSEGIHLADGRFVCELSDKDSYIDEFGHTMLTGAGAYLAALVKKELNCKTRAIELNTLQRCASHLASLSDITEAFEAGRAGVMAAARGITGVMAVIKRVSDSPYQCAYETHNIKQIANMEKKVPLSWIKEGDDGLTEEFIQYARPLIMGEVMPIMVNGLPAHMDNIK; encoded by the coding sequence ATAGGTAAAATAACAGGAAACATTGTAGTCGGACAATCAGGCGGACCAACCGCTGCCATTAATTCCAGTCTTGCAGGTGTATATAAAGCAGGTAAGGAAGCAGGCGCAGACAAGGTATATGGAATGCTCAACGGAATACAGGGGCTTCTTAAGGGAAAACTGATTGACCTTTCTGAGAAAATAACCTGTGATCTGGAGCTGGAACTGTTAAAGAGAACTCCTGCCGCTTATTTAGGCTCCTGCCGTTATAAATTACCGGATCATGAAAAGGATACTGCCCCTTATGAACAATTATTTCAGATACTGAAGGCGCATGAAATCGAGGTTTTTCTCTATATCGGCGGAAATGATTCCATGGATAGTATACGTAAGCTTTCTGAGTATGGAGAGTTGGTAAATAGCTCTATAAAATTTATAGGAATCCCGAAAACCGTTGACAATGACCTGGAAATTACAGATCACACCCCCGGATACGGAAGTGCTGCCAAGTTCATTGCAGCTGCAACAAAAGAAATAATCAGAGACAGTCTGGTTTATGATCAGAATAATCTTACAATCATAGAAATCATGGGAAGACATGCAGGCTGGCTTACAGCAGCAGCGGCACTGTGTAAGGATAAGGACTGTCAGGGACCCGACCGTATCTATCTTCCGGAGAAGAATTTTGACAAGGATATTTTCTTAAAGGATATAAAGGCTTTACAGCAGGAAAAGAAATCGGTTGTTATCGCGGTATCAGAGGGAATTCATCTGGCAGACGGAAGGTTTGTCTGCGAATTGTCCGATAAGGACTCCTATATCGATGAATTCGGTCATACCATGCTGACAGGTGCAGGAGCCTATCTTGCAGCGCTGGTAAAGAAGGAATTAAACTGCAAGACCAGAGCCATTGAACTTAACACCTTACAGCGTTGTGCTTCTCATTTAGCTTCCCTTTCTGATATTACAGAAGCCTTTGAAGCAGGCAGAGCCGGTGTGATGGCTGCAGCCAGAGGTATCACCGGAGTAATGGCTGTAATAAAGAGAGTATCTGATTCACCTTATCAGTGTGCATACGAGACTCATAACATCAAGCAGATTGCCAATATGGAGAAGAAAGTTCCCTTAAGCTGGATTAAGGAAGGCGATGATGGACTTACAGAAGAGTTTATCCAATATGCAAGACCTTTGATTATGGGGGAAGTAATGCCTATTATGGTAAACGGACTTCCTGCGCATATGGATAATATCAAATAA
- the nrdG gene encoding anaerobic ribonucleoside-triphosphate reductase activating protein, producing MRYHNITKDDMLNGTGLRVVLWVAGCNHGCKGCHNPVTWDLNGGLAFDEAAKEEIFEQLRKPYIEGLTLSGGDPLHPANRSGVAALVEEIRNTFPDKNIWLYTGFSWDEIKYLPLLEQVDVLVDGKFMEGLKDTKLHWKGSSNQKIIDVKSTLEQGSIILISQ from the coding sequence ATGCGATATCACAATATAACCAAAGACGATATGCTTAACGGCACCGGTCTTCGTGTAGTACTGTGGGTTGCCGGTTGTAATCATGGCTGCAAGGGCTGCCACAATCCTGTAACCTGGGATCTTAACGGAGGTCTTGCATTTGATGAGGCAGCAAAAGAGGAGATATTTGAACAATTAAGAAAGCCCTATATTGAAGGGCTCACCCTAAGCGGAGGAGACCCCCTGCATCCAGCAAACCGAAGTGGTGTGGCAGCCTTGGTGGAAGAGATTAGAAATACTTTCCCTGATAAGAATATTTGGCTTTATACAGGCTTTTCCTGGGATGAGATTAAATATCTGCCTTTACTTGAACAGGTAGATGTATTGGTAGACGGCAAGTTCATGGAAGGGTTAAAGGATACCAAACTACACTGGAAAGGCAGCAGTAATCAGAAGATTATTGATGTCAAGAGCACTTTGGAGCAAGGCTCGATAATACTTATTTCACAATAA
- the nrdD gene encoding anaerobic ribonucleoside-triphosphate reductase, producing MIKVVKKDNTKEEFNVQKVINAVDKSAQRALIRFTEDEHNFICQFVESKVFHMDREEIYISEMHNIVESALEQTNPLVAKSYRDYRNYKQDFVHMLDEVYKKSQSIMYIGDKENSNTDSALVSTKRSLIFNQLNKELYQKFFLTTEELQAARDGYIYIHDMSARRDTMNCCLFDVKHVLEGGFEMGNLWYNEPKTLNVAFDVIGDIVLSAASQQYGGFTVPSVDLLLEPYAEKSYKILFEKYLELGIPEEKASAEALKDVKLDFEQGFQGWEYKFNTVASSRGDYPFITVSAGTGRGRFAKMASIALLDVRRKGQGKKECKKPVLFPKIVFLYDKNLHGEGCELEEVFEAGILCSSKTMYPDWLSLTGEGYVPSVYKKYGEIISPMGCRAFLSPWYREGGMNPANEEDTPVFTGRFNIGAVSLHLPMILAKANQESKDFYEVLDYYLNLIRRLHIRTFDYLGELRASTNPLAYCEGGFYGGHLGIHDKIKPLLEPATASFGITALNELQQLYNKKSLAEDGSFAIEVLTFINKRINEFKEEDHHLYAIYGTPAESLCGLQVQQFRKKYGIIENVSDREYVSNSFHCHVTEELTPIQKQDLEQRFWDLSNGGKIQYVKYPIDYNMKAIKTLVRRAMDMGFYEGVNLSLAYCDDCGHQELEMDVCPECGSSNLTKIERMNGYLSYSRVKGDTRLNEAKMAEIKERKSM from the coding sequence ATGATAAAAGTAGTAAAAAAGGATAACACCAAAGAAGAATTCAATGTGCAAAAGGTTATTAACGCAGTGGACAAATCCGCTCAACGTGCTTTGATACGTTTTACGGAGGATGAGCATAATTTCATCTGTCAGTTTGTTGAAAGTAAAGTCTTTCATATGGACAGAGAAGAAATTTACATAAGTGAGATGCACAATATCGTTGAAAGTGCACTGGAGCAAACGAATCCGCTGGTTGCAAAGAGCTATAGGGATTACCGTAATTACAAACAGGATTTCGTACATATGCTGGATGAGGTATATAAGAAAAGCCAGTCCATCATGTATATCGGTGATAAGGAAAACAGCAACACCGACAGCGCACTGGTCTCTACAAAGAGAAGTCTTATCTTCAACCAGTTGAATAAGGAGCTTTATCAAAAATTCTTTTTAACGACAGAAGAATTACAAGCTGCCAGAGACGGCTATATCTATATCCATGATATGTCTGCACGAAGAGATACCATGAACTGCTGCCTTTTTGATGTGAAACATGTATTGGAGGGCGGATTTGAGATGGGTAACCTTTGGTATAATGAGCCAAAGACTCTAAATGTTGCCTTTGATGTTATAGGAGATATCGTACTCAGTGCTGCCAGCCAGCAGTACGGCGGTTTTACCGTACCAAGTGTTGACCTGCTGTTAGAGCCTTACGCGGAAAAATCCTATAAGATACTCTTTGAAAAGTATCTGGAACTTGGCATTCCCGAAGAGAAAGCCTCCGCAGAAGCACTTAAGGATGTAAAGCTGGATTTTGAACAGGGCTTTCAGGGTTGGGAGTACAAATTTAACACCGTTGCATCTAGCCGCGGGGACTATCCTTTCATAACGGTTTCAGCCGGTACCGGAAGAGGCCGGTTTGCTAAAATGGCCTCCATCGCCCTTTTAGACGTAAGAAGAAAAGGCCAGGGTAAGAAAGAGTGCAAGAAACCTGTGTTATTCCCTAAAATAGTCTTCTTATATGATAAGAATCTTCATGGAGAAGGCTGTGAACTGGAAGAGGTATTTGAGGCTGGCATCCTGTGTTCCAGCAAGACCATGTACCCAGACTGGTTAAGTCTTACCGGAGAAGGTTATGTTCCAAGTGTTTATAAAAAGTACGGCGAAATCATCAGTCCCATGGGCTGCAGAGCCTTTCTCTCTCCCTGGTATAGGGAAGGCGGTATGAATCCGGCTAATGAAGAGGACACACCGGTTTTCACCGGACGTTTTAACATTGGAGCGGTAAGTCTTCACCTGCCTATGATTCTTGCCAAAGCAAATCAGGAAAGCAAGGATTTTTATGAGGTACTGGATTACTATCTTAATCTGATTCGAAGACTTCATATCCGTACCTTCGACTACCTGGGAGAGCTTCGTGCTTCCACCAATCCTCTGGCTTACTGCGAAGGCGGTTTCTATGGCGGACATCTTGGAATTCATGATAAGATCAAGCCTTTACTGGAGCCGGCTACTGCTTCTTTTGGTATTACTGCCTTAAACGAATTGCAGCAGCTCTATAACAAGAAGTCACTGGCAGAAGACGGAAGCTTCGCCATTGAAGTACTTACCTTCATAAATAAGAGGATCAATGAGTTTAAAGAAGAGGATCATCACCTGTATGCTATTTATGGCACACCTGCCGAAAGCCTCTGCGGTCTTCAGGTACAGCAGTTCCGTAAAAAGTATGGAATTATTGAGAATGTATCTGACAGAGAGTATGTAAGCAACAGCTTTCACTGCCATGTTACGGAAGAACTGACCCCCATTCAGAAGCAGGATCTGGAACAGCGTTTCTGGGATCTCTCAAACGGCGGTAAGATCCAGTATGTGAAGTATCCTATCGATTATAATATGAAGGCTATCAAGACCCTGGTCAGAAGAGCCATGGATATGGGATTTTACGAAGGCGTGAACCTTTCCCTCGCTTATTGCGATGACTGCGGCCACCAGGAGCTTGAAATGGATGTCTGCCCAGAATGCGGCAGCTCCAATCTTACTAAGATTGAACGGATGAACGGATATCTGTCTTACTCCAGAGTAAAAGGGGATACCCGTCTCAATGAAGCCAAAATGGCAGAAATCAAGGAAAGGAAAAGCATGTAA